TAGCCTAAAGACTCTGCCTCCAGGgcccccccgacctgccccccagccccctcgggGAGCAAAGTTGCAGGCCCCTTCTCCTGTctgatccgcccccccccccgcgcctccttCTGCCCGGCTCGGCGCCTGCCTCTGGGCATCTCTCTCCATCCCTCGCTCGCCCtgggcccccggcccctccccagcgCCGGCAGCTTTGTCTGCTCCGCCGGCCCGGGCAGCTCCTGCGCCGCGCGGGGACTCACCATAGGCCCGGGCAGCGCAGGGGGGGAGGCTGCCGCCTGTCCGTCCGTCCGCCcgcttgtctgtctgtccgtccggcGAGCGGGGCTGGGGTTCGTTCTGCCCAGACCCGGCTCCGGGAGCTGCTTCCTGCGGGCTCCCTCCCGCCGCCGCGCGGCTCCTTTTATCGCCCGGCTGCTGCCTGTGATTGGCTCCTCGCCTCTCTCCTTTGTGTGAAGCAACCTATAACCCCCGCCTCCTGCcggccccccccctgcacccccccctccgCCTTCCTCTGCCCACCGGGGTCCGCCGCCGCCCCAGGAGCACCGCGACACGCCCAGCTGCTTCCCTGGCCTGAGCATAGGGCGCTTGGCCAAGCCGAACCCCCAGGGCACATGGAAGAAACCGCTCTGCAGGTCTCCATCTCTACCCCCTGGCAAAGCGGTGGGGTTCGGGCTCAGCCATCTGTGGACATGAGGTCAGCAGCGGGAGGCTCACttagcagagctgtggggcaagATTCCCTCTGCTCGCTGCAGCCCCCTTGCCCCTAgaagttccctccctccccaagctccCCAAGAGTTGTTAAAGCTTGTAGGGGTCACAGGACTAGATCTCGGGGGGGGCGATGTATTTCCTTGGGAGATCTCTCTGCTCAAAGGTTCACAGCAGACATGTTCCCTTCCAAAGGATCAGAGAAGGCATCCCTCAAAGGTACTTACTTGGCCCCATTACTGTATGTTTGAGCATCTCACAGCCTTTAATTCATTcaccctcactactgccctgtgaagacaggaagcaagttccctctaatcttttccacccatgtgtggaataaattgtatgtgtcCCAGAGCATGTACAGATATGAACCACCAGACTGAgatctgctaatcagcggggcatcatgtgaatctctcctgtgtggctgcagaagagaagagtgaggggggatttgataacagccttcaactatctgaaggaaGATTCCAACGAGGATGGAGAGagcctgttctcagtggtgacagatgacagaacgaggagcaatagtctcaggTGACCAtcgcttccagggaacactggttatcaCCCATCTACAgaagggggaactgaggcactgagaaactaagtgatttgcccaagggcaCTCAGGAAGTCTATGAGGAAGCTGCACTCAGCTCCAACATCTCTTTTGAAATTCACACGTCCGTCCAGTGTCAGAAACCTGTTGTGGGATTTTGTTTTGGAACCCCACTTAAGAATGATAAAATGAAGTTTGTTTCCCATAAGTCCCTGTGGCACAGTACCACTGATATCTCTCTACACGGCTGCATGCCATGGAAGTACAGCTTGATGAAGTGGAAGAAGCCCCAGGTGTGATTGGATGAAACATAAGTCTGCAAACAAGTGAACTAATGTGCAGAACTGGGCTACAGAACAAAATACCAAAACATGAATGAATTTCCAAAGGTGTTTAAAGGGCTGGGAGGCAATAACAAACATAACGTATTACATAAAGTCCCATCCCTTGCCTTTCTTTCCTCCCTGTTACTGAGAGGCAGTAAGGGGCCTCTTGGAATCATggaatcccagggttggaagagactcaGGAGTCGTCCAGTCCAACCCCCTagtaaaagcaggaccaattccaactaaatcccaagcagagctttgtcaagcccagacttaaatacctctagagatggagattccatcccctccttaagtaacctgttccagtgcttccccaccctcctagggaaatagttttccctaatatccaacctagacctcccccactgtcacttgagaccattgctccttgttctgccatccgtcaccactgagaacagcctctctccatcctctttggaacttcccttcaggtagttgaaggctgctctcaaatcccccctcactcttctcttctgtagactaaataagcccgaatccctcagcctcttcatgtgcttcctaatcatttttgttgccctcctttggactttctccagtgcgtccacatcctttctgtaatggagggcCCTATCATGGGATGCAATACtcgagatgtggcctcaccagtgccaaataaaggggaataatcacttctctagatctgctgccaatgctcctcctaatgcagcccaatatgccattagccttcttggctacaagggcgcactgttgactcatatccagcttctcattcacggTAATTCACAGGTCTTTTTCTGCCTAACTGCTGCTtcgccagttggtccccagcctgtaacaatgcttgtgattcttccgtcccaagtgcaggactctgcacttgtccttgttgaatctcatcagatttcttttggcccaatcctccaatttgtccaggtcactctggatgcTGTCCCTACCCTCGCATGTACCCTCTCTCTCTACCTTAGTGTTATCTGTGAATTTTCTCTTCACCTTGAATGATCCCTTGAAATACGTGTTCACAAGTTATACTGAGCAGTGATAATCTAAGtatgtttcccagacctgaagaagagctctgcgtaAGCTCCTAAATTTGTCTTTTgcaccaataaaatatattacctcatccaccttgccACTAGTCCCCTAATATCCTGGGAACAACCTAAGTACAACAACACAGCATACATAAAGTCTCATTATCACTGACACAGCTGAACTTGACTGGATGGTAAAATTGGAGGTTGTTGAACAAATACAGACACTAAATTACTTTGTTCAGAATATGATCACTGTAATAAAGTCCACACAGCAGAAGGTCAGAAATACTATGCATAATCCACAGTGCCCATTTGCGTAGTGAGACATGCAAGAAGAAAGCCGGAGATGCCTCGTTATGAATGCTGCCATGAAAGAGTGTGAAAGCTATAATGAGCACAGGAAACACATCGGAAAAGAATCACTGAAAGCATGTAAGTCCTTGTTGCCCTTGGTCCAAAGCTGGTGCTGAGCTATGGGAATGAAACAGGAACGTAACTCTTTAGATCTCTTACTAGTGACTAccacaccttttaaaaaaaatgcaactgAGCTATTGCAAATCATGCTGGGTAGCAAGGTACCATTTGCTCATCAGGGGATCCTAGATAAGTCCATGGTAGAAAATGCCCCACAATTCCAAAACAACTCAATTTGGCAAGTCCTTTGGCTAGAGCAGTTTGGGGACAGCCTCATCACACAGCCAGTGGGACAGTcaacacaaaaagcacaggtttGGGGTGAAACCCTGGCCTCCTTGatgtcaatggtaaaactcctgCTGATTTCATCTTTGAATAATTAAGAAAAAACAACCTCCCCAACCTCACTTttcccatccgtgtgcagaatacatttttgtgtgcactgaggcacgtgcCAATGTGTACCACcgggagaaacaaaaaaacctagctgggggcgctctgctcatcagctgggcagcatttggatTTCTCTGGAGCATCTGTATAAgtacccagcttacagggaagacTGCCCCTAACCCAGTGTTCAAATATCACAGCACTCCCCATGATGTTTTTATTGGGATTCAATGACTCAGATACTCATGGCCAGGAGGAACCCCTTATTACCAACATTGAATGTGCCTCTCAGGCCAAAGACAATCCGCCTGCAGTAGTTAGAAAAGAAACGTATGCCCAGAAAGTAGAGcaaaagaacaacaagaatgcCAGGCCGAGGGAGTGAGAGAGGAGGTTGGGTTTCCCACAGAAAGCGGGAAAAGTCAGTGCTGAGCCATCTGCCCACACCCAGGTGATGTGTTGTCACCCGTGGCTGAGGGATGCCCCTCGGAAAACATCCTAAGCACAGTTCAGGAGACGGGATCTATCCATGGTACTTGTGTGACTCCCATGACCATACTACTCAAGCAtctctctagggttgccagaagggttcaacaaaaataccggacacacttgacattacatcacaatctacattacatctgatttagaaagtaccggacagttctattttctcatttctattttctcaatttgtttcctaaacagaaagctcaaatactggactatccggttcaaaaccggacacccaGCAACCCTACTCTCAACCTTTCATATATTGACCCCCAataggggaggcaaagggagacGTTCCTGTGGGCCCCGGTGATACAAAGGGTCccaaagctgcagcggcagccGGGAGTTCTGGggcctttaaatcgctgctggagcaccGCGTGGCATGGTCccggcagcactgagggctgcctacccccagccccgccccttctgcctgaggccccaccctttccagggccacagagcagggcctcccccccccgccttgccttGCTGTCAGCTGTTGCCCACAACACCCGTGGGGTAGGGGAGTGCTGCTGTCCACATGGTACAGGTGGGAAAATGAGGCAcagggagtatgtctacactgccttgtACCCCTGGCTCTGTGGAAATGGGTGTTTCCGAGTCTATGCTTGAGCATCCGCACTGCATTGTATCCATGTAATCGGGAttgtggggcagcccccccagctgtaAGGCCCGGGACAACCCCCCGCCACAAGCCCCGAGCTACCCTTTTCCCtaagctccacccctgctccgcccccttgtCCCACAAGCCGGGGGGGTTACCGAGAttgctgccccctcctggcccgctGCGCTCAGCGTCTGCGTGGCAGCAGGAAGTggcatgcctggggctggggctctctgcttCCTGTTGCCACGGAGACGCTgagcgcagggggctgggagagggcggcagggtggggcaggctgccagGCCTCTCCAGTGTCTGCTGCCGTGGTATATGCAAGGGGTGGGGAGTCCTCTGCTGCACCTACAGGCCCCTCTGTAATCCTGGGGGACAGTTGCCGTGGCCGCTGTGGAGCCCTGCAGCGCACGAGGCCTGTGACGGCCCCAAACCTTCCTATGGCTTTGCATGCAACATACCCACATTGCACTACGTGGACTTGACTCGGGTCTGCGGCTTGTCCTACATCCACGCGCCAAAATGACAGGCCTGGGATGCATGGCCTAGGACCCAGAGGGCTTGCTGACCAGTTATGTGTGGAGGGTTGGGATCAGACCCTGAGTCTAAGCCTTGGTTTAcaatgcggtgtagacatactGCCGTGAGACTCCATGGCAGAGGAGGGAACAGAATTAGATCTTCCAACTGTCCCCCTGACCACCAGGCCTTCCTCTCCTACAGGCCCGGCCAAagggtttgcggggcccaaggcaggatgctGGAAGAGGgtccccaggcctggctggtggatggtgaatactcagcagtgcagggcctcaaagtggggggcCCAAAGCATTTGCCTTGCTCGCCATGCCTTAGGGCTGGGCCTGCTCTCCTGGTTCTCTGGTTCTTGAGGCCTTCCAGAGAACCAGGAGAGGAGAATGCAGGTGACTGTGCTTGGGTGCTTCGTAGAGGAGCAcgccccccacccacacacacacacgccagcaTCAGAAAACTGCCAAAACAGCAAGCACAGTCTCCAGGGAGTGCCTCCACCTCGGCGTGGGAACGGAGCACAGCACAAGGAGCTGCTCTgaagagaaagcagcagctgTTTGATCAGAAAGCCACTGAGCTGCAGTGAGAGCTTTTACCGACAAGCCACCCACtacaagtcagaatagggaaattccAGAGCTGGCTTGACCTTGTGTCAGCATTTGCACCTGGGCAAAGGAGGGTGTAAATTGTTACCCTTCCGTAGCCTTTTACACTCTCCTTTTACTCCCACTGCACCATGCGTCATGAGACAAGCTACAGGGCAATGAAGAAACAGGCCCCATGGCTCTGTGCAGTAGCCGGAGCGCTGCATACAAAGACGTGTACAGTATTTGGCTGGGTTGCACTACGTGGCCGGGTCAATCAGAGGGTCGTGGTTTTGGTTCGTATTAGCTTTTATGTtcgataaaataaaaaaaggaagctGGAAGGGCAGCCACTGAAGTGAGTGGGAACAGGCCCCTGCCGTGTGCTCAGGGGGTACATTTTTTAACCCTGAGCTGACCCATGACTGAGATATGGAAACAGAGTAAAACATAAAAACACCAGGCTCTTACGCAGCATGTTTCATCAGAGGATTGCAAAGAGGCCAGTGTTATTAGCGCCATTTTACAGAGGCACAAAGAGGGAaagggacttgcccaaagtcCCCTGGCAGGCCAGCGGTAGAGGCAGGCTTAGAACCCAGATCGGCTGTGTTACACTCCCCCAAAAGACTGGGAGCATTCATACCCTCCTCACCACGTTAACCTGATATCTGGGTGGTGGCCTGGGTCTCATGCTAAGAGAACAGCTGCACAAAGGGCAGCGAGGGGACCAGCTTATATTGTCTGCGTGGGAAGGCTCTTAGCTAGAAAGCGTAGCAGCAAACCTGCCATGCTCTGCTCCACACCCCTCTATGCGAGGACACCCTCCCTTTGCCACAGCTAAAGGAGTTGGGGTGCTGCGCCAGGGAGACATATTGCGGGTCAGCTCTGAGATGGGTTGGCATAACCACGGGGGCAGGGATTTGCCCATGTCTCCCATAGCAGGGTGGGGCactgaaatgggggagggggtggaggaccAGAAGAGCAGAGGATAGGCTCCAAATTGGGAAATTAGGCAGGAACTGGGGCAAAGGAGCCTCAGAGCTAAGACAAAGGGGATTGTCTCACTGCCTCTATGACAAAGGGTGTTCAGCATCTGCTCCGTAACAGGGGATCCGCCAGTGCTTGGTAACCTGGCGCTGTTGCCCTTCAGGGTCCCAGGCTGGATTCTCGTGCTCCATGGCaactcctggctcctgccctcctcccgcAGCCCCAGCGAGACTCGTTCTTCCATCTCAGCCTCTGCCACACCCAGAAAAGCTTCAGAATGATGCTCAGCGCTATTACTTGTTGCTATGGTGACAAGCAAGGCACCAGTGCGGGTGCATGCTGAACAGCAGAGCTATgagaaggcgggggagggggaatcacaTCCCACTTACacctgctccttcttctgcctgCCTGATACAGCCCTGTCCCAGCATCTCCCCCTCCCGAGCAGGCCGGACAACCTCAACATCCATGTCGAGGATCTGGTATTGGTCAGagaactccctgccctgcccagagccagATCCATATTGTGTGGCTTCCAGTAGAGAAAGGGCAAGCAGGACAGAGTCAGGACCTCTGGGTTCTGACTGACTACTTGGTGTTGCCCTGCCATgtctccccgtgcctcagtttctccagcagAGAAATCTGGGGTAGAACAGAATTGCCAGTGAATGCTGGCAAGGTCCTTGAGTGCAAAGGATTAACAAAGCTTAGACAGGCTTGGGGTAGATGGTGCTATGGGTTTATGTAACCACCACTGGGTGGATTCAAAGATGGGACCTCTAAAGCTTAgagtaggagcctctacagcttgaactataaagccaaCTGGCATTCAACCTAGAcagtagagctcccttgttcttatcactCGCTTTAAGTGGTGGGACAGCGAACCACACTAGGCATATGGGTTACATTTACACTCCCTCACTATTACTGGCCAACGAGCATCCCTGATCTCTACTCAGGCTGATGTAaccgcaggggaggagggggagaaggtagCCCAGGGGATGTGCTCTTCTCTCTTGCTCCTTCTTGTTTGTACTATGATTGTttcctcccccctctgctctcccctctgGTCACACTGGGGAAATcaggcaggcttggagctgccaTAGCTCTGGCCAGAGACAGATTCTGTCAAGTCAACAGGTGTGTATgtacaggaggaggagggagatttgGACAGTGTTTCTCCCTTTATCATGGCCCTTCAGAAGCTGGGTGACAGTGTGAGCTTTGAGGGTGTCGTGCAGCTTCCGAGCAGAAATTCCCAGCCCTTGCGTGACTCACTTTCCTGTGCCCTCCTCTTCGCTGGGAATCTGTGTGCAAGCATtcatttgcatgtgtgtgtgtgtgtgagagagagagagagagagagagagaaatggagttGGGGCGCTGCTTAGGGAGACATGCTGTGGATCGATCGATcgatctctctctctatctctctctctcacacacacacagagaagaaAATATTGACTCCATAGCCCTTTTGTTTGctttccccagccccactgaTGGGTTCTACAGCACCCATTGAGGAAGCCAACAGCTTGGGGAAGCTGCTAGCAGCAGACACAACTCTCCTAGGAACAGACATTATTACTGGTTGCTTTTGACAGGGTCTTCCAGACCCTCACTCAAACAATATTCATCCCCCACTTCAGGCCCATGAGTGCTACAAACCAGAGCATCTGAGTGCATTGTCTGGCTCTGCAGCTAGTGGGGATGTAATTATAGAACATGGCCCCGCTTGATTATTACAGGAGGATGATAAAAGGAAGAATCAGGGAGCGACAGATGGTCCTGGGCAGCCCATTGTTTGATCAGAAACCTGCTCAATCTCTAAATAGCTCAAGCCTGTAACATCAGTTAGCGGGAACATGCTGCACCTTCTGAACAGTGACAAGGACAGACTCGTATACATTTCGTTACATCAAAACAAGGCCAGGAGGAAAGGATTTAATCTCGTTAAAAGAAGACCGAGGTCAATATTCCGTGGGGAACCCAACATGTTTTTCTAAAGAACCGAGTGTAAATCTATCTGAGAGCAAAATGGAAAAGGATGGTGGGGTTGCTACAGAGACAAGATAGATGAAGCGGTATCTTGTTTTGGTCCAACCTCTGTATTGGTTCAACCtcttgaaagagacaagctttcaagctacacagaactgttcttcaggtctgggaaaggtactcagatATGTCAccgctaaatacaaggtggaacagattgtttggcataagtagttaacacataggctatgtctacactcgcggtttcttgcgcaagtaatatgcaaatgaggctaagcgtggaatatcgccgagcctcatttgcatacctaatgagccaccgtttttttcagaagaggctcttgcacaagaaggagcgtctacactgccccgtcttgcgcaagaaaaaccctcttgcgcaatgctgttacacctattacttttcaggaagaatggcgttgcgcaagagggtttttcttgcgcaagaaggggcagtgtagacgctccttcttgtgcaagagcctcttctgaaaaaaacggtggctcattaggtatgcaaatgaggctcggcgatattccacgcttagcctcatttgcatattacttgtgcaagaagccgctagtatagacatagccatattgtaAGAGACCATGCAAAATTCCTCTCAGTCACATATGCCCCGCAACAGGGGTTATTCCAGAGGATGCCTGCGTAGCTCACGTTAGAATCTAGTCCCCTTTTAGTCCTTAGCAGACATGATCCACATGACATGAGAAAAGCTCAGAAGGGAACTGCTCAGTTAttgcagtggtggtggtggggctgtATAAGTACCAGAGAGGGAGGGATGAGGTGCTTTGGCTGAACAGAGTGAGAGCTCATGTTTAGAATAGCTGGGGATGCTGTAGACCAGAATGAGATGCATCAGCAGGGGCCTTGGGATTAGAATAGTGATGGAGACTGTAGATAAGGACTATGTgcatgggcagagctggggtggcaCTGGAACGGGAATGCCAGAGGTCATTGTAGATCAGGATTGAGGTGCATTGGCAGAACTTGAGGTGcattgataccaagctgggagcggttgcaagtgctctggagaatagggtcataattcaaaatgatttggacaaactggagaaatggtctgaggcaaataggttgaagtttaataaggacaaatgcgaagtactgcacttaggaaggaacaatgagtttcacacatacaggatgggaagtgacggtctaggaaggagtgctgcagaaaaggatctagggttaatagtgcaccacaagctaaaaatgagccaacagtgtaacactgttacagaaaaaaagcaaacatgattctgggattcactaacaggagtgctgtgagcaagacacgagaagttattctttcgctctactctgccctgattctgcctcagttggagtgttgtgtccaattctgggcaccacatttcaagaaagatgtggagaaattggagaaggtccagagaagagcaacaaaaatgatgaaagggctagaaaacatgagctatgagggaagactgaaagaatcgggcttgtttagtttagaaaagagaagactgagaggataagatgcaatgggcttaaaatgcaataagggaggtttaggttggacattaggaaaaacttcctgtcaggatggttaaacactggaatagtgtagggaggctgtggagtctccatcactagagatatttaacagcagattGGATAgtaatctgtcagggatgatctagaccaggggtggacaaaagcCTCTTAGCAGGTGGGATCTGGCCCTCCTAGGGCTTTGATCGGGCTTgcaaggcagttccaggccccacccccgagtgcaggggtcggcaacctacggCATGTGGGCAACTTATGGCAAGCAAATCAATTTTCAGCAGCACGTGGGAGgaagctcagccctgcccttcctcccccatgaaGCTGCTGGAGagcgctccctcctccctgcagtgtggatgaaaatgaagctttttcgggaaaacggccgtttttctgaaaaaaactctgtagtgtagacataccctcaggtgcagccacatcagtgagcgctggagatttttggaggagtttttttgcttctcacttgtgtggtccccaagtgatttttctgtgggtcagtgctgGGTGGCTaccaggcaacaggttagcagcagggccaggagct
This genomic interval from Pelodiscus sinensis isolate JC-2024 chromosome 29, ASM4963464v1, whole genome shotgun sequence contains the following:
- the LIMD2 gene encoding LIM domain-containing protein 2 isoform X1; the encoded protein is MLRPGKQLGVSRCSWGGGGPRWAEEGGGGGAGGGPAGGGGYRLLHTKERGEEPITGSSRAIKGAARRREGARRKQLPEPGLGRTNPSPARRTDRQTSGRTDGQAAASPPALPGPMEAMSNSGSSTVQRSKSFSLKAQVKEMCAACQKPVYPMERLVADKFVFHNACFCCKHCHAKLSLGSYAALHGEFYCKPHFQQLFKSKGNYDEGFGRKQHKELWVHKEVESGTKSA